The window GTACGTCGACCTGCTGTACGTGCACTGGCCGATGGGCGCGTACGACCCCGACGGGACGCTGTCGGCGTTCGACGACCTGTACGCGGACGGCCGCGTGGAGAACGTCGCGGTGTCGAACTTCTCGCCCGACCTGCTCGCGGAGACCGTCGACCTGCTGGACGCGCCCGTGCTCGCGAACCAGTTCGAGTGCCATCCGTTCCTCCCGCAGGCGGAGTGGCGGGCCGCCTGCGAGGAGCACGGCGTGACGCCGGTCGCGTACTGCCCCCTCGCGCAGGGCGAGGTCGTCGGACATCCCGTGCTCGAAGCCGTCGCGGACGACCACGACGCGACCGCGCCCCAGGTGAGTCTGGCGTGGCTGGACGCGAAGGGCGTCGTGCCGATTCCGAAGGCGACCGGTGAGCCCCATCTCCGCGAGAACTGGCACGCCCGCGACCTTGACCTCGCCGACGGCGAAGTCGCGCGCATCGACGACATCGAGCGCGAGGAACGCCGCGTCGACCCCGACGCGGCCCCCTGGAACCGGTAGACTCGGAAGACTGAAACATCGACCTCGCGTACGTCTGGTGTGGCTCGGCCGCTCCGGTTCAGGTACTCCGGCGAGACGTGGAGCGACCAGCGGGTGCGCCGCGATATCCGCCAACCGCTCGACGACAACATCGGCGCGACCGCTCGCGACCCCCGGTTCAGTCCGCCGCCGGAGTACCGAGCGCGGCGCTTCGAGATGGCGAACGGCGATCTCGCGCTGTTCGCGTGGCATCCCAATACATCGGGCGCGTACTGGCTCGGGAACACGGAGACGCCGAGCGCGCTCTGGCGCACCGACAAGCGCGACTTCGAGAACGCGCCCTACGCGATTTCGCGCTGGGCGCAACGCGAGTTCCTCGACACGCTCCTCGACGAGGAGCCGTGGCTCGAACCCTATCGATATCTCGCGTGGTTCTTCCTCCCCGTCCTGTGTTCGAAGGACGGCCGGGAGACGACGCGGGCGTTCTTCCGCGAGCACGCCGCGGGGTTCCCGGACGCGAACCGGGACGACGCGCTCTCGTTCTACGACGACTTCCTCAAGACGGGCGTGTTCGAGGCGTACCGTCACGAGATGGCGTCGAAACTCGGGACGAGCCCGGAGTTCGATCTGGTGCGGATGAGCGCGACGATGAGCGAGTTCAACGTCGCGTACGTCCTCACGGAAGCGGGCTACGACCTCACGCCGGAAATCGAGGTGTCGACGGGGCACTCGCTCGACTTCCGCGCGGACGACCCCGGGGGGAACGGCGTGCTGGTGGAGGTCACGCGGCCGAATCCGCCGTCGCGGCGCACTGCGAACTCTCCCGTTGTGGCGCTGAAGGAGACGGTGGACACGAAGACGCGCGGGCAGTTGGAGGCGCACGGCGGCGGCGCGGTGCTGTTCGTGGACTGCTCGAGCTTCCACGC is drawn from Salarchaeum sp. JOR-1 and contains these coding sequences:
- a CDS encoding aldo/keto reductase, with product MDDSLTPGLGTSGNDEFAQCAESVETALELGYRHVDTAQMYDNEAAVGEGVANTDVPREDVFVATKIHPDNLAADDVQSTFAASLDRLGLEYVDLLYVHWPMGAYDPDGTLSAFDDLYADGRVENVAVSNFSPDLLAETVDLLDAPVLANQFECHPFLPQAEWRAACEEHGVTPVAYCPLAQGEVVGHPVLEAVADDHDATAPQVSLAWLDAKGVVPIPKATGEPHLRENWHARDLDLADGEVARIDDIEREERRVDPDAAPWNR
- a CDS encoding DUF5784 family protein, which encodes MARPLRFRYSGETWSDQRVRRDIRQPLDDNIGATARDPRFSPPPEYRARRFEMANGDLALFAWHPNTSGAYWLGNTETPSALWRTDKRDFENAPYAISRWAQREFLDTLLDEEPWLEPYRYLAWFFLPVLCSKDGRETTRAFFREHAAGFPDANRDDALSFYDDFLKTGVFEAYRHEMASKLGTSPEFDLVRMSATMSEFNVAYVLTEAGYDLTPEIEVSTGHSLDFRADDPGGNGVLVEVTRPNPPSRRTANSPVVALKETVDTKTRGQLEAHGGGAVLFVDCSSFHADDWQRVLGERPDVGHRPAVVFRLRPDGTLSGYAKGRVPIDVDFVLESATS